A window of Oncorhynchus keta strain PuntledgeMale-10-30-2019 chromosome 27, Oket_V2, whole genome shotgun sequence contains these coding sequences:
- the LOC118359921 gene encoding ras-related protein Rap-1b, translating into MREYKLVVLGSGGVGKSALTVQFVQGIFVEKYDPTIEDSYRKQVEVDGQQCMLEILDTAGTEQFTAMRDLYMKNGQGFALVYSITAQSTFNDLQDLREQILRVKDTEDVPMILVGNKCDLEDERVVGKEQGQNLARQWNNCAFLESSAKSKINVNEIFYDLVRQINRKTPIERKKEKKSNCTLL; encoded by the exons ATGCGTGAATACAAGCTAGTGGTTTTAGGCTCAGGAGGTGTAGGCAAATCTGCACTG ACTGTCCAATTTGTACAGGGTATTTTTGTGGAAAAATATGACCCCACAATAGAAGACTCCTACAGAAAG CAAGTTGAAGTGGATGGGCAGCAGTGCATGCTTGAAATCCTTGACACAGCTGGAACA GAGCAGTTCACAGCGATGAGGGACTTGTACATGAAGAACGGTCAAGGCTTCGCTCTTGTATACTCCATCACGGCGCAGTCTACATTTAATGATCTACAGGACCTTCGGGAACAGATCCTGAGAGTAAAGGACACTGAGGAT GTCCCCATGATCCTGGTGGGCAACAAGTGTGACCTGGAGGATGAGCGTGTGGTGGGCAAGGAGCAGGGTCAGAACCTGGCCAGACAGTGGAACAACTGTGCCTTTCTAGAGTCCTCAGCTAAATCAAAGATCAATGTTAATGAG ATTTTCTATGACCTGGTCAGACAGATCAATAGGAAAACACCGATAGAAAGGAAGAAGGAAAAGAAGTCAAATTGCACACTGCTCTGA